From Pseudomonas hefeiensis, one genomic window encodes:
- a CDS encoding methyl-accepting chemotaxis protein — protein MQTLKALYESIEMQFFDTLTKKLSSLFLLVVVSGLLYWVAVSARADIVLQLHTAQLDPVLLGQVEGRLDSLTHALLFGALLTLCMISFMVWYFRHLIVRPVTAMTKALEEIASGEGDLSKDLPLVTHDEIRVLADTCNRFLAKQREIISNVQALTVHIAVESARSLKNISDSSDSATHQARFAKEVMDQSNTAVGRIEEVSRQTQGISSTTAQNLSMARDSYAELLEVTGNISEISSSLNEFATLVGALNQRSSSIKSIVGLIQQISAQTNLLALNAAIEAARAGESGRGFAVVADEVRTLAQNVSRATDDISRNIDAMLEEVSSTHEQTNQISHSARETQKVVERASGHFESMIGDFESTNGKLADIASHIQLFAESNTGINERVTQIHADSQSIDQRMQHSATATRDLSGVAEKVQALLGRFVLGHGKLDAAITRASQCRDSLQVQLEALQQDGLNLFDQNYQLIPGTDPKQYMTSYTERFAQVCQEQCDKLTRSTPGGKVSFIVDTKGYCPVNNSWVSKQPTGERAVDLPVCRNKRIFNDPIGLRAAGNTQRFLLQTYLRDTGEIMTEIDVPFFFGGRHWGNLRVGFDAAVLLAE, from the coding sequence ATGCAGACGCTAAAGGCCTTGTACGAGTCTATCGAGATGCAGTTTTTCGATACGCTCACCAAAAAGCTGTCGAGCCTTTTCCTGCTGGTCGTGGTCAGTGGGCTGCTTTATTGGGTGGCGGTCAGTGCCCGCGCCGACATTGTGCTGCAGTTGCACACAGCTCAACTGGACCCCGTGCTACTGGGGCAAGTCGAGGGCCGGCTCGACAGCCTCACCCATGCCCTGCTCTTCGGCGCGCTGCTGACGCTGTGCATGATCAGCTTCATGGTCTGGTACTTTCGCCACCTCATCGTGCGCCCCGTCACGGCCATGACCAAGGCCCTCGAGGAGATCGCCAGCGGTGAAGGCGACCTGTCCAAAGACCTGCCCCTGGTGACCCACGACGAAATCCGCGTGCTGGCCGACACCTGCAACCGTTTCCTGGCCAAGCAGCGGGAGATCATCAGTAATGTCCAGGCGCTGACCGTGCACATTGCGGTCGAATCGGCGCGCTCGTTGAAAAACATCAGCGACTCCAGCGACAGCGCTACCCACCAGGCCCGCTTCGCCAAGGAAGTGATGGACCAGAGCAACACCGCCGTGGGCCGCATCGAAGAAGTTTCACGCCAGACCCAGGGCATCTCCAGCACCACCGCCCAGAACCTGAGCATGGCCCGCGACTCCTATGCCGAGCTGCTGGAGGTGACGGGTAACATCAGCGAAATATCCAGCAGCCTCAATGAGTTCGCCACGCTGGTAGGCGCCCTGAACCAACGCTCTTCCAGCATCAAGTCCATCGTTGGGCTGATCCAGCAGATCTCTGCCCAAACCAACCTGCTGGCCCTCAATGCGGCCATCGAAGCCGCCCGGGCCGGTGAAAGCGGCCGGGGTTTTGCCGTGGTGGCCGATGAGGTGCGCACGCTGGCGCAGAATGTCAGCCGGGCCACGGACGATATCTCGCGCAACATCGACGCCATGCTCGAAGAAGTCAGTTCCACACATGAACAGACCAACCAGATCAGCCACAGCGCCCGGGAAACCCAGAAAGTCGTGGAGCGCGCCTCGGGCCATTTCGAAAGCATGATCGGCGACTTCGAATCCACCAATGGCAAATTGGCCGATATCGCTTCCCATATCCAGTTGTTCGCCGAATCCAACACAGGCATCAACGAACGGGTCACGCAGATCCATGCCGACAGCCAGTCGATAGACCAACGCATGCAGCATTCGGCAACGGCGACCCGCGACCTGTCCGGTGTCGCTGAAAAGGTCCAGGCATTGTTGGGCCGGTTCGTGCTCGGTCATGGCAAGCTGGATGCCGCCATCACCCGGGCCAGCCAGTGCCGCGATAGCCTCCAGGTCCAGCTGGAGGCGCTGCAGCAGGATGGTCTCAACCTGTTCGATCAGAACTACCAACTGATTCCCGGCACCGATCCCAAGCAATACATGACCAGCTACACCGAACGCTTTGCCCAGGTGTGCCAGGAGCAATGCGACAAACTCACCCGCAGCACCCCGGGCGGTAAAGTCTCATTCATCGTCGACACCAAGGGTTATTGCCCGGTGAACAACAGCTGGGTTTCCAAACAGCCGACGGGCGAGCGTGCCGTCGACCTGCCGGTGTGCCGCAACAAACGGATCTTCAACGACCCGATCGGCCTGCGCGCGGCGGGCAACACCCAGCGCTTCCTGCTCCAGACCTACCTGCGCGATACCGGGGAAATCATGACCGAGATCGACGTCCCGTTTTTCTTCGGCGGCCGCCATTGGGGCAAC